A region of Drosophila mauritiana strain mau12 chromosome 3L, ASM438214v1, whole genome shotgun sequence DNA encodes the following proteins:
- the LOC117139404 gene encoding anaphase-promoting complex subunit 5 — protein MILCLHFAGKSKTGFRGPKLTMNLFEELDTLDPSFKLEPPRIETPTAHKITVLILLKQYVINKKNCLDTGISMRTQRRRMFYMLVFKLIQEQDKSYNELHSLLTTGKYKLDTLMLESFEKAMSEFCAGSIEALFDFSEIQNIDEILNENYGISQFSMVGVYVRRVGVVLERLSFPEMMDMYKNVCSYYERGVRAAASGSRMAVAGGILHREETPPPNPITEKPEDPKTKKKVETVARIAQERNPLSKWAPKQAKFFINKQSELLENNERKALPPLELQKKVQEIIHDLPLTTTPYFLGYMNQLRVRDYYNALSALHRALDRSPVRLMSQEKGYQYFCVNLAVLHATFGHRDEALAALRESIMLAQEHGDKRSLNLANTWYCLLRDELPLSAVQKSVQDANEVDGSLLQNYTLALHFAVKLGTVAGYQPLRLFDLLQHSDNLTNRNNFADHASEALALRSAVWSAYGRHELAALYSQVLLTGRDRFGSGSAGLGSALASFALWLQLQGEPQLSKVLLHHAKQRFPRLPSAEGWMISQCHVVIQAGIYQCRWHDALKACDQLYLIDPSDSLCQRASIYVAKREFFNARRLLDKLAVQDNVPFLLRMRVQVLLGYCGMANGRFSSETTMLLLRVSEEMSEAQMDYELALVDLLLAQQLLLLGMPQKAYQAIKRCMHDIHINGGLYERAKTDFVFVRCLLAINQNDAEKRKAQLIKSQEILQRAAQSFKKLSAHAKVLDVYVFLAQRFNEFGDRNLRNKYAGEFRRYFTDHPIPREYLGSP, from the exons ATGATTTTGTGTTTACATTTTGCCGGCAAATCGAAAACTGGATTTAGAGGCCCTAAATTAACCATGAATCTGTTCGAGGAGCTGGACACCTTGGACCCCTCCTTCAAACTCGAACCTCCCCGCATCGAGACGCCCACGGCGCACAAGATTACCGTGCTGATACTGCTCAAACAGTATGTGATT aacaaaaaaaactGTTTGGATACTGGGATATCCATGCGCACCCAGCGTCGCCGTATGTTCTATATGCTGGTATTCAAGCTCATCCAGGAGCAGGACAAAAGTTACAATGAGCTACATAGTTTGTTGACCACGGGGAAATACAAACTGGATACACTGATGCTGGAATCCTTCGAAAAAGCCATGTCCGAGTTTTGTGCGGGCAGCATTGAGGCCTTGTTTGACTTCTCGGAGATCCAGAACATCGACGAGATCCTAAACGAAAACTATGGCATTAGCCAGTTCAGCATGGTGGGCGTTTATGTGCGcagagtgggcgtggtgctGGAGCGCCTCAGTTTCCCTGAGATGATGGATATGTACAAGAACGTGTGCTCCTATTACGAGAGAGGAGTTCGAGCTGCTGCCTCTGGTTCCAGAATGGCCGTAGCCGGAGGTATTCTGCACAGGGAGGAGACTCCTCCTCCGAATCCCATAACAGAAAAGCCTGAGGACCCTAAAACTAAGAAGAAAGTGGAGACCGTAGCTCGTATTGCCCAAGAACGCAATCCCCTGAGCAAATGGGCACCCAAACAGGCAAAGTTTTTCATCAACAAACAGTCGGAACTGCTGGAGAACAACGAACGTAAGGCTTTGCCTCCTTTGGAACTCCAGAAGAAGGTGCAGGAGATCATACACGACCTCCCACTAACAACTACACCCTATTTCCTGGGCTACATGAATCAGTTGAGAGTTAGGGACTACTACAATGCTCTCTCTGCACTCCACAGAGCATTGGACAGGAGTCCCGTGCGCCTGATGAGCCAGGAGAAGGGCTACCAGTATTTTTGCGTCAACCTGGCGGTGCTGCATGCCACCTTTGGTCATCGGGATGAAGCGCTAGCAGCACTCAGGGAAAGCATTATGCTGGCTCAGGAACACGGCGACAAAAGGAGTCTCAACCTTGCCAACACTTGGTACTGCTTACTCAGGGATGAGCTTCCCTTGTCCGCTGTTCAAAAGAGCGTGCAGGATGCCAACGAAGTGGATGGCTCTCTGCTGCAGAACTACACCTTAGCCCTACACTTCGCTGTAAAACTAGGAACGGTGGCTGGCTACCAACCACTAAGACTCTTTGATCTCCTGCAGCACAGCGACAATCTCACCAATCGCAACAACTTCGCCGACCACGCATCAGAGGCCCTTGCCTTGAGGAGTGCTGTTTGGTCTGCTTATGGAAGGCATGAGCTAGCTGCTTTGTACTCCCAAGTCCTATTGACAGGCAGAGACAGGTTCGGCAGTGGATCTGCGGGCTTGGGAAGCGCTTTGGCCAGTTTCGCCCTGTGGCTTCAGTTGCAAGGAGAGCCACAACTATCCAAAGTACTTCTACATCATGCTAAACAGCGCTTTCCGCGTTTGCCCAGCGCCGAGGGTTGGATGATAAGCCAGTGCCATGTGGTCATTCAGGCGGGAATCTACCAGTGTCGCTGGCACGATGCTCTGAAGGCTTGCGATCAGCTTTATTTGATCGATCCCTCTGACTCCTTATGCCAACGTGCCTCCATATACGTGGCCAAGCGCGAGTTTTTCAATGCCAGGCGCCTCCTGGACAAGTTGGCCGTGCAGGATAACGTACCATTCCTCCTTAGGATGAGGGTCCAAGTCCTGCTTGGCTATTGTGGCATGGCGAACGGTCGATTTTCAAGTGAAACTACAATGCTTCTGCTCCGTGTGTCCGAGGAAATGTCCGAGGCCCAGATGGATTACGAGTTGGCCCTGGTGGATCTGCTCCTGGCCCAGCAACTATTGCTACTCGGAATGCCGCAGAAGGCCTATCAGGCAATAAAGCGCTGCATGCACGACATTCACATCAACGGCGGTCTATATGAGCGAGCAAAAACGGATTTCGTGTTCGTTCGCTGCCTGTTGGCCATCAATCAGAATGATGCGGAGAAACGGAAAGCGCAGCTGATTAAATCGCAAGAAATCCTCCAGCGTGCAGCTCAATCATTCAAGAAACTGTCCGCACATGCAAAGGTTTTGGATGTGTACGTGTTCTTGGCACAGCGATTTAACGAATTTGGCGATCGGAATTTAAGGAACAAGTACGCTGGTGAGTTCCGACGCTATTTTACGGATCACCCGATTCCAAGGGAATATCTGGGAAGTCCTTAG
- the LOC117139407 gene encoding mitochondrial import receptor subunit TOM22 homolog isoform X1 has protein sequence MDSDPEIEFIEKDSGMSSLGGSKDETPERRAVAATSNEPQRENYDDEPDETASERFWGLTEMFPEPVRNAVGAVSSATVKSVKGFYSFSCNASWIFFTSAVILFAPVIFETERAQMEELHKSQQKQVLLGPGSAMGPGGPSPSLPLIR, from the exons ATGGACTCTGATCCTGAAATCGAGTTCATTGAAAAGGACAGCGGCATGTCGTCGTTAGGCGGCAGCAAGGACGAGACGCCGGAGCGTCGGGCAGTGGCCGCC ACCTCCAATGAGCCGCAACGCGAGAACTATGATGAT GAGCCCGATGAGACGGCATCCGAGCGCTTCTGGGGCCTGACCGAGATGTTCCCGGAGCCAGTGAGGAATGCAGTCGGTGCCGTGAGCAGCGCCACGGTGAAGAGCGTCAAGGGCTTCTACTCGTTCTCGTGCAACGCCAGCTGGATATTCTTCACCAGCGCGGTTATCCTGTTCGCCCCGGTCATCTTCGAGACGGAGCGCGCCCAGATGGAGGAGCTGCACAAGTCGCAGCAGAAGCAGGTGCTTCTTGGACCCGGCAGCGCGATGGGTCCTGGAGGGCCGTCGCCCAGCTTACCCTTGATTCGTTAA
- the LOC117139407 gene encoding mitochondrial import receptor subunit TOM22 homolog isoform X2 — protein MSDYNGPEGKTSNEPQRENYDDEPDETASERFWGLTEMFPEPVRNAVGAVSSATVKSVKGFYSFSCNASWIFFTSAVILFAPVIFETERAQMEELHKSQQKQVLLGPGSAMGPGGPSPSLPLIR, from the exons ATGAGTGACTACAATGGACCTGAGGGAAAG ACCTCCAATGAGCCGCAACGCGAGAACTATGATGAT GAGCCCGATGAGACGGCATCCGAGCGCTTCTGGGGCCTGACCGAGATGTTCCCGGAGCCAGTGAGGAATGCAGTCGGTGCCGTGAGCAGCGCCACGGTGAAGAGCGTCAAGGGCTTCTACTCGTTCTCGTGCAACGCCAGCTGGATATTCTTCACCAGCGCGGTTATCCTGTTCGCCCCGGTCATCTTCGAGACGGAGCGCGCCCAGATGGAGGAGCTGCACAAGTCGCAGCAGAAGCAGGTGCTTCTTGGACCCGGCAGCGCGATGGGTCCTGGAGGGCCGTCGCCCAGCTTACCCTTGATTCGTTAA